The window atatatttgatcCTTATCACTCCGTTGGCTCAGACAAGACACATCAGGTTGATTTCATAAGTTGTTTAGACATTCATAAAAGGTTTTTTGTTAACTTATCAACTTTTGATTTGGAACAATACAAAAATCTACATGTACAAATTAGGAGCTATATCTGTTTCTTCCTCTTCTATGTTTTTTGTGCAATTTACGGCACAATCTGTTTTTTGTTAGCGTCTTAGAGTCTGCACGAGCATAAGTTTTATTTATGGCTGAAACACACAATAGCCATTCAAGTTTACACCAATATGCATGTCAACCCTCAAAGTTCAAAAATGTTCGGTCCAGCCACCAAAGTTACAAGAATGTAACTACTAGCCACATGAGACAGAGAGTGCATGACACACTCCCTGCCTGAGAGTACACTGACATATACTCCCACACTATGCATGACTCATCTGATGCTCTTAGTTGTTTTCTCCTCCATCTCAGTCCTTTTACTCCTCCATCTCAGTCATTATTTCACTTCTATTAGTTAAAATTATGTTAGTCCGAGTTTCTAACCTGCTTTGATTAGCAGTGTCCGTGTAGGACTAGAAGATGGCCGGGGCAGCTGTGTTTCTCAGTCGGTTattcttattaatatattaatatattattattaataaagttACATATCATTCGAATTTGTGTGTAgatatttagtttttattttgcaAAATCCAGCAGCATATATCTTTAGTACATTAAAATAAAAGCATCAAGTTTGGTCTTAAGATAATATCGTAACATtctatttataagttattttttaattaaagttaatcattattataatttataataaaccaaaaatatatttaatttaacacactcgatgattttattttaaataaaacacgtttattttataattataaaatcaaacacatttactttttagttataaaatctttttgttaaaaaatatatattattcttgaataaccttttcattaaaaaaatatattaaaattattttaataaatattgtaAATCACATAAAAGTATAACACTGATTAtgaactaaaatattatataagaaggATTTTTATAGTCTTGGCAGACCCGGCTCGATCAAAGAAAAAGGTCatgtttaaatttaaatatgggCACTTTTATTAATAAGATACATACCAcataaatatgttttattttaaattaaattagaactTGAAACGAAAACCTTTAACAATACATGTACATCGTCGAgccttatttaaattttttgttaaatatattaatttatttaatacaaaaaataaataattattataatatataatttgtgataagaaataaaaattatatattaattattttactaaaattatttaacaattCAATACAAGAAgctcaaaaaataatttaataaataacacttaaatttaaaataaaatactaacataaaaatataccaAAAATATACCAAAAGCGCTCAAAAAAacctttattaattaataatattgggtgcatttattttaaaaagaacaaTGGGTGTTGCTGCATAGTACTATGGACTATGGAGGCGATAACGGGGCTAAAACACATGACAGCCATTCAAGTTTACATCAATATGCATGTTAACCCTCAAAGTTCAAAACTGTCCGGTCCAGCCACCGAAGTTACAAGAATGTAACTAGTAGCCACATGAGACAGAGAGTGCATGACACACTCCCTGCCTGAGAGTACACTGACAGATACTCCGCAGACCGCACAGATGCATGTaccttttccttttcctttcaCCGTGACCGTGTTATCGCTTCCATAGCAACActcattattctttttaaaacaTGCACCCAATATTATTCATTAATAAAGTTTTTTTGAGCGCCTTTAGTATATTTTtggtatatttttatgttagtattttattttaaatttaagtattatttatcaaattattttttgagcCTCTTGTATTgatttgttaaataattttagtaaaataaataatatataatttttatttcttatcacaaattatatattataataattatttattttttgtgttaaataaattaatattttaacataaaagataaataagGCTCGACGATGTACATGTATTGTTAaagattttttgtttcaaagttttaattaaatttaagataaaacatatTTATGTGGTATGtatcttatttataaaaagtgcCCATATATAAATTCACGCATAACCTTTTTTTTATAGAGCCGGGTATGCCACTAGTCATAAATAtcctttttaaataatattttagttcATAATCCGTGTTATACTTtatgtgatttataatatttattattttgttaaaataattttaatatattttttaatgaaaaggtTATTCAagaataacatatattttttaacaaaaagattttataactaaaaagtAAATGTgcttgattttataattataaaataaacgtgtttgatttaaaataaaatcatcgaatgtgttaaattaattttattatttattataaattataataatgattaactataaaaaaataacttttaaatgGAATGTTACGATATTCTCTTAGGACCAAGCTTGATGCTTTTATTTTATTGTACAGATAATATATGCTGCAGGATTttgcaaaataaaaacaaaaaatctacGCACAAATTTCCAATGTATGCAACTTcaatcataataatatattatatattaataagaagAACCGATCGAGAAACACAGCTTCTCCGGCCATCTTCCCACGGCAACGTCCTACACAGGCACTGCTAATCAAAGCAGCTTAGAAATTGGGACTGGATGAACACTAACATAATTTTAACTAAGAGAACTGACATAATAACTGAGATGGACTGATGGAGCCATGGAGGAGTAAAAAGGACTGAGATGGAGGAGAAAACAACTAAGAGCATCAGATGAGTCATGCATAGTGTGGGAGTATATGTCAGTGTACTCTCAGGTAGGGAGTGTGCCATGCACTCTCTGTCTCATGTGGCTACTAGTTACATTCTTGTAACTTCGGTGGCTGAACCAGACAGTTTTGAACTTTGAGGGTTAACATGCATATTGGTGTAAACTTGAATGGCTGTTGTGTGTTTTAGCCCGATAACGGTGAAAGGAAAAGGGAAAAGTACATGCATCTGTGCAGAGTGTATGTCAGACAGTCAGACTAATCTCAGGCAGGGAGTTTCCCTTGCACTCTCTGTCTCATGTGGCTAGCAGTTACATTCTTGTAACTTCGGTGGCTGGACCGAACATTTTTAAACTTTGAGGGTTGACATGCATATTGGTGTAAACTTGAATGGCTGTTGTGTGTTTTAGCCTTTATTTATTTGTAGGAGAATTGTTTGTCACATGTGCGATAACTGAACATGGTTCGGAAATCGGTTTTCCtatgaattataaatataatgaacATCCCTTTTTAAATTTGAGGTTCCTGAATTCCAATTTCATTGCAGAACAGAACTATGGTATCctgaaaatattgaaaatgGGGGCACTATGACCACTATGTTTAGCTATCGTTTTTGTGAATCAAGCATGATTTTTAGCCTGAAAATTTGACTTAATAAAATTTCAGAGCTACATTGCTACAAGATAAGCCATGACGAATAAGATCAGTGCTCTTCCTTCAACAGCTGCTTTGTCAATGGAATGTCACCTGAAAATGCATTGGTTAAAGCTGCTGTGGACTCGAACGACGCCTTCAATATCTTCAATGCCTGCACCAGTATATGAGCATTGGATTTGTTAAGAGATGGATATACTTTATCAAAGTAGGAACAAAAAAAGTATAGCCAATTACCTCTTCCATGCCAATTCTGACCACTTGTTCCTCCACATCAGATGGACAAATTTTCAGCTGTTGCATGATCGATATACTAGCAATAGCTGAAAATGGCGATACAACCAAATCATCGGTTACCATAAACATTCCATTGCTCCTGACATATTCTTCTTCGAACTTTGGGTTTTTCAGTGTCAGAGGTGTGCACTTTAGCTCATAATTACAATCAACTTTGTACTCCACTAGGCAGCCAATGTACTGTGAGTCCCTCTTGTCACTGAGGCAATAATATAGAGGAGCTTTTGCTTCATTCAAACAAAATACCTGGTTTTTGCACAAATGCAGTGGAGCCAATCGAGGATGCAGGAGCATTTCCTTCACTTCCTATGATTTTATGTAGCGCTTACTGTTTAGACTTGAAACACTTTGGTACAGATTTGATACACTGCCTACAGAAATATTCCCGCTCAATAGACGTGTGATGCTTCCTAATGGAATAGTGAGGAAGCTAAAGAGAAATTCCACAAAGTTTTTCTCTGCTAGAGCAAACAGCACTTTTTTACTTGACTTTTGAACTATAAGTTTTATAGTCATTGCATCTTCTGTTGTCTCCTTATCTCTGCAAGTCCGAGTTTCAGCTAAGGAGCCTACTTTTGATTGAATTATGGCTGGACGATCAGCGCCATTACACAAAAACACTTCAGTCAGGGGAGATTCCGATTTTAATGAACATTTGAGCACATTCAGCATCTGAACTCAACAAGCCGAGTTAATAAGattaagatatttaaaataattttaaacaaaagcAAGAAAGTTATTTACTTCCCTCCTTTCttttttgttgaataatttACTTACCTCTTTAAAGCCAATGACTAAAGTTCTTTCTTCAACTGTGTCTAAATCTTTGACCCTGCACTTTTTAAGTAGCTCAACGGATACAGTCAGTTGTTTAGGAAATACATGCAGATCATCACTTACTATATAGTATTCGATCTCCCCAGAAAAAACTCCACCCTTATGTTGGACATTCTTGACATTTGGAGTGACAGACCCAGTTATGCCTCTATTCATTAGCTTGCCACAGCTACATCTCGTAGTACAGTAAGTGCTTAAAAATGCAGAACTATTTCGACTACAACCCCAATCTTCGCATATGAAATAGGTACCAGGAGCACTATCA of the Daucus carota subsp. sativus chromosome 4, DH1 v3.0, whole genome shotgun sequence genome contains:
- the LOC108217111 gene encoding uncharacterized protein LOC108217111 codes for the protein MERKIKNGDERSEPVKMPDTFLAKSPVRMNDRSKGKMLKRKTKNKKQTNRCNNVIKRGESVKMPRLESTRRPVELNNIKHEPQANHSDILDAMKQVKFQLKLFVEKERNRVVFAEAGSDFIDTLFSFLTLPMGTIVRILNNNLESESRVIGSFSTLYTSVKNLDSRLLWSDECKQMLLSPRNAAEAECLQLKLNLDDSAPGTYFICEDWGCSRNSSAFLSTYCTTRCSCGKLMNRGITGSVTPNVKNVQHKGGVFSGEIEYYIVSDDLHVFPKQLTVSVELLKKCRVKDLDTVEERTLVIGFKEMLNVLKCSLKSESPLTEVFLCNGADRPAIIQSKVGSLAETRTCRDKETTEDAMTIKLIVQKSSKKVLFALAEKNFVEFLFSFLTIPLGSITRLLSGNISVGSVFCLNEAKAPLYYCLSDKRDSQYIGCLVEYKVDCNYELKCTPLTLKNPKFEEEYVRSNGMFMVTDDLVVSPFSAIASISIMQQLKICPSDVEEQVVRIGMEEALKILKASFESTAALTNAFSGDIPLTKQLLKEEH